The following proteins are co-located in the Pyricularia oryzae 70-15 chromosome 1, whole genome shotgun sequence genome:
- a CDS encoding PAP2 domain-containing protein, giving the protein MLGNTVHDSTTNFPLINANGNCFDSASTTHSYAKMEDIRGPPGRHKSMSMLLVSSYAFDWVVLLVVAGIGGWLGILPPNHRPFQLENHNISFPFTEKETVPMVLAAILNTGLPIIIVSFIALVFVPGSTVPPGTPKSMIWRRKLWELHTGLLGLALSVVGAWFVTNAMKNMFGKPRPDLISRCQPDLENVAKYVVGGIANTTSNGQLVSHLICKNPDSAQLEDGFRSFPSGHSSSSSAGLLYLSLFIASKFAITIPFLAPSNFSNASSFSAFPSRIQRSGAGSESYEMVDRSNGGSPSDDISRPNDPAAARRLASHSRAVAAVRLQAAAPPLYLLLIACLPTFGAIFISGSRWFDYRHHAFDIITGFLIGVITAVFAFRYYHLPISQGAGWAWGPRSQDKAYWAGVGSYSYATSKNDWSRAGEEDEASVEATAQATDYESVRRQHIGVASSGHNGPVKRAYDNASIHSARPSPPNANQFDFTNRV; this is encoded by the exons ATGCTAGGGAACACCGTACATGATTCCACGACCAACTTTCCATTGATAAACGCCAACGGGAACTGTTTCGATTCAGCCAGCACCACGCATTCATACGCAAAAATGGAGGATATCAGAGGTCCGCCGGGCCGCCATAAGAGCATGTCGATGTTGCTCGTATCTTCATATGCCTTCGACTGGGTGGTATTACTTGTTGTCGCCGGCATTGGAGGCTGGCTTGGGATTTTGCCGCCTAACCACCGCCCGTTTCAACTTGAGAATCACAACATCTC ATTCCCTTTTACAGAAAAGGAAACCGTGCCTATGGTTCTGGCGGCAATACTGAACACGGGTTTACCGATCATCATTGTTTCTTTCATTGCCCTCGTCTTTGTTCCCGGCTCGACTGTACCACCTGGAACCCCTAAGAGCATGATCTGGAGGAGGAAGCTGTGGGAGCTCCACACCGGCTTGCTCGGTCTGGCTTTGTCTGTCGTGGGCGCCTGGTTCGTGACCAATGCCATGAAGAACATGTTTGGAAAGCCGCGCCCCGATTTGATTTCTCGCTGCCAGCCTGACCTCGAGAACGTTGCCAAGTATGTCGTTGGAGGCATTGCAAACACTACTAGCAATGGCCAGCTCGTTAGCCACTTGATCTGTAAGAACCCGGACTCCGCGCAGCTTGAGGATGGCTTCCGATCTTTCCCAAGCGGGCACTCTTCCTCTTCGTCAGCAGGCCTGCTGTATCTATCGCTCTTTATCGCTTCCAAGTTCGCGATCACCATCCCATTCCTTGCGCCCAGCAACTTCTCGAACGCGAGCTCATTCAGTGCCTTCCCGTCCCGCATCCAACGGTCCGGCGCCGGCTCAGAGAGCTACGAGATGGTCGACCGCTCAAATGGCGGATCCCCCTCTGACGACATCTCCCGTCCCAATGACCCGGCTGCGGCTAGGCGCCTGGCCTCGCATTCGAGAGCCGTCGCCGCTGTCCGTCTCCAGGCTGCCGCGCCCCCGCTTTACCTGCTACTGATCGCGTGCCTTCCTACCTTCGGTGCCATATTCATCTCCGGATCTCGTTGGTTCGACTACCGCCACCACGCCTTTGATATCATTACTGGCTTCCTCATTGGCGTTATCACGGCCGTATTTGCGTTTCGCTACTACCACCTACCCATCAGCCAAGGCGCCGGCTGGGCTTGGGGTCCTCGAAGCCAGGACAAGGCCTACTGGGCCGGTGTGGGAAGCTATAGCTACGCGACCAGCAAGAACGATTGGTCGCGTGCtggcgaggaggatgaggccAGCGTCGAGGCTACTGCACAGGCGACCGATTACGAGAGTGTGAGGCGTCAGCACATTGGTGTCGCTTCAAGTGGACACAACGGTCCTGTCAAAAGAGCGTACGACAACGCGAGTATACATTCGGCTAGACCATCACCGCCGAACGCGAATCAGTTCGATTTTACCAACAGGGTCTAG
- a CDS encoding casein kinase II subunit beta-2, giving the protein MEDFGSESDSDYTSYWRDWFIGSKGNEYFCEIDEDYLTDRFNLTGLNTEVSYYQYALDLITDVFDLDCDDDMRETIEKSARHLYGLVHARYIVTTRGLSKMLEKYKKGDFGKCPRVHCGSHPLLPMGMCDIPSSKPVKLYCARCEDIYNPKSSRHAGIDGAYFGTSFHNILFQVYPALMPVKSAERYVPRCFGFRVHAAASLVRWQSGRREDMRRRLRKMEVESGFKDGADEIEDDEEEDEEEDDEDGMKQEGMAVGLVDSATVPGDSMMQGV; this is encoded by the exons ATGGAAGACTTTGGCAGCGAGTCGGATAGTGATTACACTAGCTATTGGAGGGATTGG TTCATCGGCTCCAAAGGCAACGAATACTTTTGCGAAATCGATGAGGACTACCTGACGGATCGATTCAACCTCACGGGCCTCAACACCGAGGTCTCCTATTATCAATATGCTCTCGACCTCATCACTGACGTCTTCGATCTCGACTGCGACGATGACATGCGCGAGACGATAGAGAAGTCGGCACGGCATCTATACGGGCTGGTCCACGCGCGGTATATTGTCACGACGAGGGGGTTGAGCAAAATG CTggaaaaatacaaaaaggGCGACTTTGGCAAATGCCCCCGCGTCCACTGCGGCTCGCACCCGTTGCTGCCGATGGGCATGTGCGACATACCCAGCTCTAAGCCGGTCAAGCTCTACTGCGCACGGTGCGAGGACATATACAACCCAAAGTCGTCGCGGCACGCCGGCATTGACGGCGCCTACTTTGGCACGTCGTTCCACAACATCCTCTTCCAGGTCTACCCGGCCCTGATGCCCGTCAAGTCGGCCGAGCGCTACGTCCCGCGCTGCTTTGGCTTCCGCGTCCACGCGGCCGCTTCCCTGGTGCGGTGGCAGAGCGGAAGGCGCGAAGACATGAGGCGGCGGCTGCGCAAGATGGAGGTCGAGAGCGGCTTCAAGGACGGGGCGGACGAGattgaggacgacgaggaagaaGATGAGGAGGAAGATGACGAGGACGGCATGAAGCAGGAGGGCATGGCGGTCGGCCTGGTGGACTCTGCTACGGTACCTGGGGATAGCATGATGCAAGGTGTCTGA
- a CDS encoding ankyrin repeat protein: MSSTKLPATPVPHTELPAYLEKHNRAPVVDLFKPYRVFENELRALYAQEPDNEALKDPYVNVLPLFASHMPEIKTRARNLKRESAEERSKYIMALPDDKRRHNGSPALVDSLKQFRHNFAVFSETSLLDLNWDNVVVAGSAVVNCLLPVPHEFNKSKRTLREYYHEKLCPASDVDLFLYGLTEEEAIEKIKEIEASVKDSLLTECTTVRTKHAITICSQYPTRHIQIVLRIYKSVSEILTGFDIDSSGAAYDGKQVYCTPRALQSYMTQINHIDLSRRSPSYENRLSKYSHRNFEVYWPDLDRSRVDPTIFERNFRRTLGLARLLVLERLPTSSARDDYLAKRRVERGRPPIDRDFWSGGLRGNIKDRHEDEVADWVNEEEMSNYHTFTIPYGVKFHAKKIEKLCYTRDLLLNAEWNQPKEREVYLHRHPAFFGRVIDIIEDCCGFCPTPHTEEELAVHEEESKVYVSGRISFIQDDPGRQQIGSFNPLSDDNWTEMAYVGNTARLCQAIVDLDAEHVEDWIAQEGADVNQRDYTGRTPLHLAVTSSTPEIVALLIKAGARLIARLADGRTALHLAAVRGDLEIVKMLLDKSNENEDEEEMKRDLRRKQTAPALSEQTEQHSAPEEKHDEEAEDSDNESAEILSDEGSDEDDEAHSMATGSFVKIKRKGGDSYNQDLIPEEKKDDPDIYDVNVIAWDTPCSALHFAIVSGNDEVVKLLCQQYGADVLLPVKYFGHDNRPTAALLTLVMALKLPGEKAKSMVKTLLSLGATSAQADMNGFTCFHQYAEAGATELIDLLKELDRTGVNNSINHVAVFRYGKSFGPLQSAIKNGDTGLVVQLLEAGAAAQIDFETWLNGAKQSSEYDIVSASESEKFFRRSTEQPIILAALYGHPFIIMELLNHGADVNTISAQSQDLLDPNSYSRGYNSGQTLLDILRKQLETLRLYKGEEPRISEPLPFTGDDKALEGAKPGSWKHLVVTNDIEAARQEHAERVNIYKALVRQLDALEGLREKKAAILDLIHAFEQAESTIVEKGGKTFSELHPDIPDGTRRTNNYWNRANYNSDVPYEFNHGFTHVKDMTPAREAAYVQLFEAAWDGDLETIKRFTLGAWDADRREAPLMISVKDKNYSNVFGLAFLRGHLRIAKAILEIAQAQYTPEEGTTTKFTMRDPGYESEDSELPEGDTDGPRIYKLIVDEKFTIDNIGEISMQVKSRTKPLDMLVEGSSPFTIINDEGKEQRNTPLLFYVIAQNDLNGLTFLLDTATQLSGQRLDHETETTRFFSCPGQTLNWTIRNGRTELLAEIIKTTGAGLPLEDLVKRSGAKMIEKPKSYQGLTVYGKKRKDWATAGRDVMIKARESNTPPLLTAASCGSIESVEWFLSDTPLRHYLEFANSKGARDDPRLKHLGSTAGGVERAITKWLGNQNDLVMHAAIIGGPVGEKTKKLVQYLIKAYPASMTTKSRDGYTPFYLACLRGRTDIVELLASHSDQAVKGPHWENILHAVLKGCPHADQLQPMLELFEPDLRKAMFKERSSLSAEGRTPLHQWIEKAIGQNWRGSSPQYKKPEDLVAVLKMLLEYSGGEELAMLDGTGDTPLHMLISRQAPLETIKLILEMDANLLFRENAVGRTPAELAHDIFIETRIGTRNSGNDRRYYNNDRSEGLDTLINMRPLFFLPDQQAKFKQRRMQDLNYTSSHASDDQWRQYQGQWAAENRERKEDIHQMCLAYSNGKRRLVSLNEANDVARRLGESFQRGRYYSGMPKGHDDGAVSEAGQEENRPSQDFVQENYNLICSKWWSKDEKY; this comes from the exons ATGTCGTCCACCAAGTTGCCTGCGACTCCTGTTCCACACACGGAGCTCCCAGCCTACCTTGAAAAACACAACAGGGCCCCTGTGGTAGATCTATTCAAACCATACCGTGTCTTCGAGAATGAGTTGAGGGCACTTTATGCCCAGGAACCAGACAACGAAGCACTCAAGGATCCTTACGTCAACGTGCTGCCCCTCTTCGCCTCGCACATGCCGGAGATCAAGACCCGGGCCCGCAACTTAAAGCGTGAATCTGCAGAGGAGAGGAGCAAGTACATCATGGCTCTGCCTGATGACAAGCGCCGGCACAACGGTTCTCCTGCGTTGGTGGATTCTCTCAAACAATTCAGGCACAACTTTGCTGTCTTCTCTGAGACGTCTCTTCTGGATCTCAACTGGGACAATGTCGTTGTTGCTGGCTCGGCGGTCGTCAATTGTCTCTTGCCTGTGCCCCATGAGTTCAACAAATCAAAACGGACTCTCAGGGAGTACTACCATGAGAAGCTATGTCCTGCATCTGATGTGGATCTTTTCCTCTACGGACTAACCGAGGAGGAAGCCATTGAGAAGATCAAGGAAATCGAAGCCAGCGTCAAAGACTCTCTTCTCACCGAATGCACGACAGTCAGGACTAAGCATGCCATAACTATATGCAGCCAATACCCGACCCGCCACATCCAGATTGTCCTACGTATCTACAAGTCCGTTTCGGAGATTCTCACCGGATTTGACATTGATAGCTCTGGAGCAGCGTACGATGGTAAACAAGTCTACTGCACGCCGAGGGCGCTACAGTCGTACATGACCCAGATCAATCATATCGACTTGTCCCGGCGTAGCCCATCCTACGAGAACCGCCTCTCAAAGTATAGCCATCGCAATTTCGAGGTGTACTGGCCAGATCTTGACAGGTCTCGCGTTGATCCAACCATCTTCGAGCGCAACTTCCGCCGAACCCTTGGTCTAGCCAGACTTTTGGTCCTCGAACGACTGCCAACCTCATCTGCAAGGGATGATTACCTCGCCAAGCGCCGCGTGGAAAGGGGCAGGCCGCCAATCGACCGTGACTTCTGGTCTGGTGGACTCAGGGGTAACATCAAGGATCGCCACGAGGATGAGGTTGCCGACTGGGTCAATGAGGAGGAAATGTCCAACTACCATACCTTTACCATCCCCTACGGTGTCAAATTCCACGCAAAAAAGATCGAAAAGCTCTGCTACACCAGGGACCTAC TCCTCAACGCAGAGTGGAATCAGCCCAAAGAGCGTGAAGTTTATCTTCACCGGCACCCTGCTTTCTTTGGACGGGTCATTGATATCATTGAGGATTGCTGTGGCTTCTGCCCGACGCCACACACTGAAGAGGAGCTCGCCGTACATGAAGAAGAGAGCAAAGTTTATGTCTCCGGCCGTATCTCATTCATCCAGGATGACCCCGGAAGACAGCAGATTGGCTCCTTCAACCCACTCAGTGATGATAATTGGACCGAGATGGCCTATGTTGGGAATACTGCCCGTCTATGCCAGGCCATCGTGGACTTGGATGCCGAGCATGTCGAGGATTGGATTGCACAAGAAGGTGCTGATGTTAACCAAAGGGATTACACTGGCCGCACGCCTCTGCATTTGGCAGTCACGAGCTCGACGCCCGAAATTGTTGCCTTGTTGATCAAGGCTGGAGCTCGTTTGATTGCAAGACTTGCTGATGGTCGCACAGCCCTACACCTCGCAGCTGTCAGGGGCGATTTGGAGATAGTCAAGATGCTTTTGGACAAGAGCAACGAGaatgaggacgaggaagagatGAAGCGTGATCTTCGCCGCAAGCAAACTGCGCCGGCTTTATctgaacaaacagaacaacaTTCAGCACCGGAAGAGAAACACGACGAGGAAGCTGAAGACAGTGATAACGAGTCGGCAGAAATTCTGAGCGACGAGGGCTCggacgaggatgatgaaGCCCATAGCATGGCCACCGGATCTTTTGTGAAGATCAAGCGCAAAGGTGGTGACTCGTATAATCAAGACTTGATACCTGAAGAGAAGAAGGACGACCCCGATATTTACGACGTCAACGTTATCGCATGGGATACACCTTGCTCTGCCCTACACTTTGCCATCGTCTCGGGTAACGATGAGGTCGTGAAGCTGCTATGCCAGCAGTACGGAGCAGACGTGTTACTACCAGTCAAATACTTTGGCCATGACAACAGACCTACAGCTGCGCTTCTCACACTTGTTATGGCGCTCAAGCTTCCCGGCGAGAAAGCGAAAAGCATGGTGAAGACTTTACTCAGTTTGGGGGCTACATCTGCGCAGGCCGATATGAATGGTTTCACCTGCTTCCATCAGTATGCAGAGGCGGGTGCTACAGAACTTATTGATCTTTTGAAGGAACTCGACCGCACTGGTGTCAACAACTCCATCAACCACGTGGCGGTATTTCGTTACGGTAAGTCGTTCGGACCCCTGCAGTCGGCGATCAAGAACGGTGATACAGGCCTCGTCGTGCAGCTGCTTGAAGCTGGAGCTGCCGCTCAAATTGATTTTGAGACGTGGCTCAATGGCGCAAAACAGTCTTCAGAGTATGATATTGTCAGCGCCTCCGAAAGTGAGAAGTTCTTCAGGCGGTCGACAGAGCAGCCAATCATTCTTGCGGCCCTGTATGGACATCCGTTCATTATAATGGAGTTGCTCAACCACGGGGCGGACGTGAACACCATCAGCGCGCAAAGTCAGGATCTACTTGATCCTAATTCTTACAGTCGCGGATATAATTCGGGGCAGACCCTCCTGGATATCCTGCGCAAGCAGCTCGAAACCCTTCGCTTGTACAAGGGCGAGGAGCCCAGAATCTCTGAACCATTGCCCTTCACGGGTGATGATAAAGCTCTCGAGGGAGCCAAGCCCGGGTCTTGGAAGCATCTTGTTGTGACCAACGACATTGAGGCTGCCCGCCAAGAGCACGCTGAGCGTGTAAACATCTACAAGGCTCTGGTTCGCCAACTTGATGCTCTCGAAGGTCTTCGAGAGAAGAAGGCAGCCATTCTGGATCTTATACACGCATTCGAGCAAGCTGAGTCTACCATTGTCGAGAAAGGCGGAAAGACCTTTTCTGAGCTCCACCCAGATATCCCAGACGGCACGAGACGAACCAACAACTATTGGAATAGGGCGAATTATAACAGCGACGTTCCATACGAGTTCAATCACGGCTTCACCCATGTCAAGGATATGACCCCGGCCCGAGAGGCGGCCTATGTCCAACTGTTCGAGGCTGCCTGGGATGGGGACCTGGAGACTATAAAACGCTTCACCCTTGGGGCCTGGGATGCTGACCGACGCGAAGCGCCGTTAATGATATCGGTCAAGGATAAAAACTATTCCAATGTCTTTGGCCTCGCTTTTCTGCGTGGCCACTTGCGGATCGCCAAGGCCATTCTCGAGATCGCGCAGGCTCAATATACACCCGAGGAGGGGACTACCACCAAGTTCACCATGAGGGATCCAGGTTATGAATCGGAGGATTCCGAGCTCCCAGAGGGTGATACGGACGGGCCTCGAATTTATAAGCTCATCGTTGATGAAAAATTTACAATCGATAATATCGGGGAGATCTCGATGCAGGTCAAGAGTCGGACCAAGCCTTTAGATATGCTTGTTGAAGGATCCAGCCCCTTCACTATTATAAACGATGAGGGAAAGGAGCAGAGAAATACCCCACTGCTTTTCTATGTCATCGCACAGAATGACCTGAATGGTCTCACCTTCCTCCTCGACACGGCGACACAGCTGTCTGGACAGCGTCTAGACCATGAAACTGAAACTACTCGCTTCTTTTCTTGCCCGGGACAAACCTTAAACTGGACGATCAGGAATGGGCGCACTGAATTACTTGCTGAGATCATCAAGACTACTGGCGCAGGTCTGCCATTGGAGGACTTGGTTAAGCGCAGCGGCGCTAAGATGATCGAAAAGCCCAAGAGCTACCAAGGCCTCACCGTGTacggaaagaaaagaaaggatTGGGCAACGGCCGGGAGGGATGTCATGATAAAGGCGCGAGAATCCAACACTCCACCACTGCTCACCGCGGCCTCATGTGGCTCGATTGAGTCCGTTGAATGGTTCTTGAGCGACACACCCCTGCGCCACTACCTCGAGTTTGCTAACAGCAAGGGTGCCCGCGACGATCCCCGGCTCAAGCACCTGGGCTCTACGGCTGGTGGGGTGGAGAGAGCCATCACAAAATGGCTGGGCAACCAAAATGATCTTGTTATGCACGCTGCCATCATCGGTGGTCCCGTGGGCGAAAAGACGAAGAAGCTCGTTCAATACTTGATCAAAGCTTACCCTGCATCAATGACCACCAAATCTCGAGACGGCTACACCCCTTTTTACCTAGCTTGTCTTCGTGGTAGGACGGACATTGTGGAGCTTCTGGCTTCCCACTCTGACCAGGCAGTCAAAGGGCCACACTGGGAGAATATATTGCATGCTGTTTTGAAGGGATGTCCCCATGCTGATCAGCTCCAGCCAATGCTGGAACTCTTCGAGCCGGACCTCCGCAAAGCCATGTTCAAGGAGCGAAGTAGCTTGTCGGCAGAGGGACGAACTCCTCTTCACCAGTGGATAGAGAAGGCTATAGGGCAGAATTGGAGGGGATCTTCTCCACAATACAAAAAGCCAGAGGATTTGGTTGCGGTCCTGAAGATGTTGCTCGAGTACTCGGGTGGTGAGGAGCTCGCCATGCTGGACGGCACTGGCGACACTCCTCTGCATATGCTAATATCAAGACAGGCTCCATTGGAGACCATCAAGCTAATTCTTGAGATGGATGCCAATCTACTATTCCGCGAGAACGCGGTGGGACGGACGCCTGCCGAGTTGGCGCATGATATCTTTATCGAAACGCGCATCGGCACGCGCAACAGCGGGAATGATCGTCGTTACTACAACAATGACCGGTCTGAGGGGCTCGATACCCTGATAAATATGCGCCCATTGTTCTTCCTTCCGGATCAGCAGGCCAAATTCAAACAGCGACGCATGCAAGATCTAAATTATACGAGCAGCCACGCCTCGGACGACCAGTGGCGCCAGTACCAGGGTCAGTGGGCAGCCGAGAATCGGGAGCGTAAAGAGGACATTCATCAGATGTGCCTCGCATACTCGAATGGTAAACGGCGTCTCGTGAGCCTGAACGAGGCCAACGACGTCGCAAGGAGGCTCGGCGAGAGCTTTCAACGGGGTCGGTACTACTCGGGGATGCCGAAAGGACATGATGACGGCGCAGTAAGCGAGGCTGGGCAGGAAGAAAACAGGCCGTCGCAGGACTTCGTGCAGGAGAATTATAACTTGATCTGTTCAAAATGGTGGTCAAAGGATGAGAAATATTAA